Within Hoplias malabaricus isolate fHopMal1 chromosome 16, fHopMal1.hap1, whole genome shotgun sequence, the genomic segment GCTTCCACCCATTTGTTTATAAATGTCCTGCGTTTTCTATTTGCAAGCCAATTTTCTGTTCTGGAACATTGCCATATAGTGATACCTTAAAGTTTTCATTTTATAACCTTCCTGTATTATTTATGTGTCATTTGTGAGTTGTTTATCTGCAATGAATTAaaaccaaacaacaacaaccttgACAGTCTTCCAAGTGTAATGATCGCAGGGGTTGTAGTTAACAGCGCCTCGCCTCTGTGTCAACCggtccaaacacaaacacagctcttATTACATCAGCTCGGGGCTAGTGCTATAGCTACAACTGAAGCTAAGGCTTCTCTCCAAGTCCGTCCAAATAAATTCTGAAATAAATCGTGTCAGTTATCTTCCCGAAGAAATGGTTGTGCTCAACAGCAATAACACCAACGAAGAACAAGATGTAATGTGAGTGTCTGTTAATACTGTCAGTAAAAGCAGCGAAGGCGAGTTTAGTTGACGCCGAGGCGCCTCTGTTTTGCTGCTTGTTTTAGACCGGTAGACATATTTAGCAGCTAGCTACGGTTCTACTGCTTGTGTCTAGTTCTCACTCAGATGGGCTTGGTTTAGTAGTGAATTAGCACTAGTTAAATAAACACTTGTACGTTGTCTCGACAAAGAAATTTACGTTAGCTTATTATTTGAattgtcagttccaccttaaatttaaggtggaaatgacaATTCGAAAGAAAACCCGTATATTTTTTGACATTAttttttgtgggtttgagcGAACACTGAATGTAAGCTATTTAGaagttatttaaatgtaaaattttaacAAGCGCTAGTGTAGAAAAATCAGTGTTTGATTTGCTAGCGATAGTTAACCTGActagttctaccttaaataaagataaatccAAATATATTATCTGAAATAGCTGTAATATATACTTTAAGTTGTTAAAGTTACATGTATGTACTTGAAATTAGCATTTAAACTGCAATGTGTTTGATGGTCACCGTTTGTTCATTAGATCCACAGGGACCTTCTGAACAATACAGGTCAAACAGCAGAGAAATATATTGTGTCAGTCTGTCGAACCTAAATGTCGTTTGTTGTAGTGTTTACAGACATTAATTTTAATCTTAATGTTGTAGACACTACATTCATCTGTCCCAAACCCACTGGCCCAATTTTAAAGCTCTATGCTGAGGCCAAGgctaaaaatacacacagtttTTTTATGGCTCTGCCCACCACAAACAGCAACAGCAGGAAAGTAGGTTAGTGTTTTACAAAGCAAGTATCTTTCCACCAGCTCAGCTATGGAGTTCATGTCTTTAAATTCAACCACACAGTCCTCCGTAATTAAGAAAAATTTAATTCTGAGATTTTTCCAAGTCCCGTTAATCATATATTCACAATGTACCACAGTAAAAAGTGATTGACAAGTGGCAAATAAAATCCTCCAGTATTATactgtataattaaaaaaaaacgtatAATAACATCAGCTAAAATTCGCTTTTAGCTTATACTTAATTTTCTACAGCCTAAATTAGCTGTATGTTAAGTAATGTAAAAAGTACTTTATCAATTAGTAGTCAGCTGTCAGTATGCTGGCAATGTTGTTCATTCTCCATTTGTGTTTTAGCCTGATTGAAGAGCGCTGCTCCTCTTTGCCAAGCTCACCTGCCAAACGAGTATCTCCAGCCAAAAAAAAGCAGTTCTTTATAAGCCAGGCCATTCGCAACTCTGACCTCACACCCAAAGCCAAGGGTAAAAAAAGCCAGAGGAGACAAGAAAACAGTAAGTGGAAtttgtttttttgacagttGAACAATGTTTGCAGTTTTAATCCTGTTTCACACTCTTTTAATAATGCAATTGTAAATTAGCTCGCTATCTGGCTAATCTTCTGGAGCGGGATGAGTGCTCCAAAGACGAGGCTGACGTACATGAGACAGCCTTGCCCACAGTCTTCACTGAAGCTTGCACCAATGGAAATTATGTGGAGGTACAAGAATCTTTTTCGGTGATTTAGTTTAAGCCCAAGGCAGCCTTTTTAAAACAGTCTTTCCTATCTCTTAGTATTGGAGTGACTTTATGAACCGCTCAGGAGAGGAACAGGAGAAATTACTGGCCTTGTTAGAAGAAGAGGCTAGGAGAAGTAATTCCAGCCAAACTCCCAAAGATCAACGAGAATGTAAGACAATATTCATTCCTAATGTACTGACATGTTTGTTATTACAAATAATGCGATTGTATCCAGGATGTGTTCATGTTTAGTTCTTATAGACAAGTTTTTTCAAATTACTATCCTTGACAGCTGAACTTTGTTTTAGGTTTTAGCTCAAACATTCCTGGATCAACTTGGTTACCAGGTTTGGTAGCTGTATTTGAGCAGAAAAATCAGCAAAATGTGCGAACTCAGGCCCTTCAGGACTTGATGCCTAAGCTGATGTATAAGCTGATATCATACACTCATGATGGGGGTCAATAATAGTTGCTCTTTCATTAGTGAACCCTGCCTACACTGCTCAGGAGTGTTTCCAAAGGATTGACCGGAGGTTGCGTGCAACTCTGAAACGAAAACGCATTCCAGTGGTGAGATCTGTGTAACATATGTCATCAGTAGAGGTTGTAGGGGTTTGAGATGGACTACACAGAGCACAATATATTTTCGTATATTTTACATACCTAATTATATATGCACTGCAACTGCGAATTTAGTcatcaaagtttaaaaaaaatttctaTTGAAGGGGACACTGGAGCTTCTGGAGACTGATTTGCTGACCTTTTTTGGAGCTACACCACGTTCTATTTACATCACAAAACTGGGCAGCAGGTATGTTCTGTATACATCTTGGTGCCCTGAAttaaatgtatgtgttttggagaactgttttctgaaatgttaaaaatatattgtcAATTTGGATGTTTTATTGTCAGTTTTGAGAGGCTGCTGCTCCATGCAATTTGCCAGTACATGGATCTTGTCTCAGCCAGTAAGTAAATTAAATCATTATTACAGCAGTAGTATTCAACATGTCTTTTGTTAAAATGCATTAATGAGTTGTTCAAATTTTACATTCTTGTATCATGCTATCAGACATTCGAAATGCGCACACTATTTTTCGCTATTTAAATATGTCCTCCACCCACAGCGATATGTTTCTTAAAAAATGAAGGGCAGAAATCACACCCCTATTTTATTTGGCTTCAGTGCTTCTCTacctgcatgtgtttgtttgtaggctCTGACTGTAATGGGGCTCGCCAGACGAAGGTTGTGAACAAACAGGAGGAGTTCCTCCCTCCCTGCCCGCTGCTCTCTGCCTACCTGGAACAAATGAGCTGAAAAGACTGCCGCCTACTAGCACTGCCATATAAGCTGGCCAGTATGAATTCTAGAAGcagctttaaataaacatttttaagccTGGTGTCTGCCAGCTCTGATATGAATGGTGCTGAAACTCATAATTTTGTGGATAGTATTTGTACTGGAAACCTTCATTTGGATTTTTAAGTAAATGCATGAACTTAATTCTTTTGATAGAGCACAATATCTGTaattttcatgttcatattcCTGACCTGGCAGGTGTACTGTTTTGTCACAAGGGCCTTTTATTGGTGATATCAGTGAATTTGACTTAACATAAGCATATTCAtaaataatattacaaaatactgattagattttttttaaatttctccTAGGCTTTAACAAGTAGCTTGTGTTAATTGTTAATGTACAAGAGCATGTTAGCATatagcatgtttttatttaacatCCTTTACCACTAAAATATATATGGattgaaataaacaaatgtagaaATAAATACCTGATTTTTATGTATTGTGCCATATACATATAATGAAGCAAGAAAGTGGCTGTGTGTAGCTGATAGCATCTTTAAGTGCCTTTATTCAAAACAGTTACACATTCAATAGATTTGTTTGACTAAATGTTTCTCATTGACATATACTGTGTTACCACAATGTTAATACTAACACTGAAACTTATGAGACTGTTTAACTAGATTAGAGTGTATGGGATAGTCTTGGATGTATAGAAATACCTGGGGTTTCCTTGATGTTATTTGTAAAGGTTTACAACTCCACTTTTGCCTTTGGACAGATCCCAATTTCTGCAAATTTAAAACTGAGGTGATAAAAGATAATATCCTTAACATAAgcactatttaaaatactggttaCTTGTTTTATCACTTATTCAGCTCTTTAATGTCAGATACTGGAGATTTATGTTCTAAATTTAGTATCAGACTGTTTtagggttgttgtttttttttttttgtttttttgtttttttttaaataaaacttattatttaattcatattgATGAAATTTGCATGATGGCTAAAGGAATTATGCTTCTATCCTTAAGGGTTTCTGGGTTTTGAATGATTTCTAGGTTCAGGTAAATTAACTAGCAAATTGTGAAAAGTATAACTAATCAAAAGGTTAACACTGATTGAGCCTAAGAAAAAGTACACAATGGAGAAATTGATTAATTAAAGGATGtaaatttgaatatatttgaatataaaaaTTTGAAGATATACATTAGTATATCTtaagtttgtttttctttgcccCATTCCTGACAGACCACTTATCAGCATGCAGAACTATGCCTTACATATGCATGAAAACCTCccccatttttgtttattttcatatagATTAAGGCTTGTTGGGATCTACACCATGAGTACAATTTGCGACATTTTATACAATGACGAGGCTGGAGACCCTAGATCAGCCAGTGTGTTATGAACCaaagtgtgtgcatttgtgtgta encodes:
- the r3hdm4 gene encoding R3H domain-containing protein 4; protein product: MVVLNSNNTNEEQDVILIEERCSSLPSSPAKRVSPAKKKQFFISQAIRNSDLTPKAKGKKSQRRQENTRYLANLLERDECSKDEADVHETALPTVFTEACTNGNYVEYWSDFMNRSGEEQEKLLALLEEEARRSNSSQTPKDQRELNPAYTAQECFQRIDRRLRATLKRKRIPVGTLELLETDLLTFFGATPRSIYITKLGSSFERLLLHAICQYMDLVSASSDCNGARQTKVVNKQEEFLPPCPLLSAYLEQMS